The proteins below come from a single Halobacteriovorax sp. DA5 genomic window:
- the rpmB gene encoding 50S ribosomal protein L28 has protein sequence MARTCDLTGKRRLVGNKVSHAKNRTKMTQKPNLQTKRVFDPVTGETIKLKLSTRAIRTLDKVGSLSKFLKKYKHLWNA, from the coding sequence ATGGCACGTACATGTGATTTAACTGGAAAAAGAAGACTTGTTGGTAACAAAGTTTCTCACGCTAAAAATAGAACAAAAATGACTCAAAAACCAAATCTACAAACGAAGAGAGTTTTTGATCCTGTAACTGGTGAAACAATTAAGCTTAAGCTTTCAACTAGAGCAATCAGAACTCTAGATAAAGTTGGTTCACTTTCTAAGTTCCTAAAGAAGTACAAGCACCTTTGGAACGCTTAA
- a CDS encoding radical SAM protein yields the protein MKIEKIFIEDSIKNSLISNQLPLKFPKATVQIIENYADIWGRVKKPYLQKRDSLNLFIARKQGQLVKEAPNAYGISGEPHYYFIHAYNCIYECDYCYLQGYFNTPDLVLFVNHEEIISEMQKIAEQSDENMWFHAGEFSDSLALTHLTGELDYYHKFTKKNPHCYIELRTKSANIKELLKLEPLPNFITSFSLSPKNKIKSHDLKTPSLAARLKAIKSLYEAGHPIGIHFDPVIHSESFESEYEELISELSSVIPLSKVEYISIGVVRFTKDVYSQVKKNYPQTTYFHSELTKGEDGKIRYPRPMRMWILGKIKDLCLKAGASKKSTYLCMEE from the coding sequence TTGAAGATCGAGAAAATCTTTATCGAAGATTCAATTAAAAATTCTCTGATCTCAAATCAGCTTCCACTTAAGTTTCCAAAGGCTACAGTCCAAATAATCGAAAATTACGCTGATATTTGGGGCAGAGTTAAAAAGCCCTACTTACAAAAGAGAGATTCTCTAAATCTCTTTATTGCAAGAAAGCAAGGCCAACTTGTTAAAGAGGCTCCCAATGCCTACGGTATCTCAGGAGAGCCTCACTACTACTTTATCCACGCTTACAACTGTATCTATGAGTGCGACTACTGCTACCTTCAAGGTTATTTCAATACTCCTGACCTTGTTCTCTTTGTGAATCACGAAGAGATTATAAGTGAGATGCAAAAAATTGCTGAACAATCGGATGAGAATATGTGGTTTCACGCAGGCGAGTTTAGTGACTCTCTTGCCCTAACTCACCTAACTGGAGAGCTAGATTACTACCACAAATTTACAAAGAAAAATCCTCACTGCTACATTGAACTTAGAACCAAATCAGCAAATATAAAAGAGCTTCTAAAACTAGAGCCACTGCCAAACTTCATCACTTCTTTTTCTCTTTCGCCAAAGAATAAGATTAAGTCTCACGACCTAAAGACACCAAGTCTTGCGGCCCGCCTAAAGGCCATTAAAAGCCTTTATGAAGCAGGTCACCCCATCGGTATTCACTTTGATCCTGTGATACACAGTGAAAGTTTTGAAAGTGAATATGAAGAGCTAATTAGTGAACTAAGCAGTGTGATTCCCTTAAGTAAAGTTGAGTATATTTCCATTGGTGTTGTACGCTTTACGAAAGATGTCTATTCACAGGTCAAGAAGAACTATCCACAAACAACATACTTCCATTCAGAACTTACTAAAGGTGAAGATGGAAAGATTCGCTATCCAAGACCAATGAGAATGTGGATATTAGGAAAGATTAAAGATCTTTGTCTTAAAGCAGGTGCCTCTAAAAAAAGTACCTATCTTTGCATGGAAGAGTAA
- a CDS encoding aldo/keto reductase produces the protein MKILDQFGQFAFGGASISGEGAGYGFGDISKEDSISLLQYAFDRGVKIFDTAPIYGFGESEKRIGEAFKNNREKVFIVSKSGVTWHENKRVDMTNDPVVTQKMIEQSLRDLNSDYIDLYMVHWPDERVDIRKTLEVIAKAKHEGKVKHIGLCNTTTEEFKLASQVDRVEVIQSQFNFFEQDVKKDIFPIVNENDLSFMSWGTLDKGILTGRVTKDRKFDKSDCRSWAPWWKAMDKESRYDIVARMQPALEKHGLTGLDFAIHFNLSHDELSTVLCGARDHDQLDGVLNSLEKKVTKEVLEDIINSVS, from the coding sequence ATGAAAATATTAGATCAATTTGGACAATTTGCTTTTGGTGGCGCCAGTATCTCTGGAGAGGGCGCGGGTTATGGATTTGGTGATATTAGTAAAGAAGATTCGATTAGTCTTTTACAATACGCCTTTGATCGTGGAGTGAAGATCTTTGATACGGCACCGATTTATGGCTTTGGTGAGAGTGAGAAGAGAATTGGCGAAGCATTTAAAAATAATCGTGAAAAAGTTTTTATTGTTTCTAAGTCAGGTGTGACTTGGCACGAGAATAAACGAGTGGATATGACTAATGATCCAGTTGTCACTCAAAAAATGATTGAACAATCACTAAGAGATCTAAATTCAGATTATATTGATCTCTATATGGTTCACTGGCCTGATGAAAGAGTGGATATCAGAAAAACTCTTGAGGTTATTGCAAAGGCCAAGCATGAAGGAAAAGTTAAGCATATCGGACTTTGTAATACAACGACCGAAGAGTTTAAATTAGCGTCACAAGTCGATCGAGTTGAGGTGATCCAATCACAATTTAACTTTTTTGAACAAGACGTTAAAAAAGATATTTTCCCAATCGTAAATGAAAATGACTTAAGTTTTATGAGCTGGGGAACTCTTGATAAAGGAATCCTAACTGGACGAGTGACGAAGGATCGAAAATTTGACAAAAGTGACTGCCGCTCATGGGCACCATGGTGGAAGGCCATGGATAAAGAAAGTCGCTATGATATTGTTGCAAGAATGCAACCTGCACTAGAAAAGCACGGACTTACTGGTTTAGACTTTGCAATTCACTTTAATCTTTCTCATGATGAACTAAGCACTGTTCTTTGTGGTGCTAGAGATCATGACCAATTAGATGGAGTCCTAAACTCTCTTGAGAAGAAAGTTACGAAAGAAGTACTAGAAGATATTATTAATAGTGTTAGTTAG
- a CDS encoding glycosyltransferase, whose protein sequence is MLVSVVIPTYNRAKFLARAIDSVLGQSFQDFELIVIDDGSTDNSKQTVESYSDSRIKYFFQENRGVSAARNLGVKKSSGKYIAFLDSDDEWKEDKLEKQLSLLDSSKHRLCHTGELWLRDGEVVKQKKAHQKVGGDMFIRSLKNCVISPSSVLLERTLFEEMNGFNESFIVCEDYDLWLKITSLYEIDFLDEPLVIKHAGHDDQLSFKFFAMDYWRVKAMAWAKENRQLSTERIEVLTQLCLKKCQYLIKGYEKYENFENYDEVRAIENYINS, encoded by the coding sequence GTGTTAGTTAGTGTCGTCATTCCCACATACAATCGGGCCAAGTTCTTGGCCCGTGCAATTGACTCTGTTTTAGGACAAAGTTTTCAAGATTTTGAATTAATTGTTATTGATGATGGTTCAACTGATAATTCAAAGCAAACTGTTGAGTCCTACTCGGATTCTCGCATAAAATATTTTTTTCAAGAAAATAGAGGAGTTTCAGCTGCTCGAAATCTAGGTGTAAAAAAATCTTCAGGGAAATATATCGCATTTCTTGACTCTGATGATGAGTGGAAAGAAGACAAGCTTGAAAAACAATTAAGCTTACTAGATAGCTCAAAACATCGCCTCTGCCATACAGGGGAGCTTTGGCTTAGAGATGGTGAAGTTGTAAAACAAAAAAAAGCTCATCAAAAAGTCGGAGGGGATATGTTTATTCGCTCTTTAAAAAATTGTGTCATTTCACCTTCAAGCGTTTTACTTGAAAGAACATTATTTGAAGAGATGAATGGTTTTAATGAAAGCTTTATTGTGTGCGAAGATTATGACCTATGGCTTAAGATAACTTCTTTGTATGAAATCGACTTCTTAGATGAGCCTCTGGTAATTAAGCATGCAGGTCATGATGATCAACTATCCTTCAAGTTCTTTGCAATGGATTACTGGAGAGTTAAGGCCATGGCCTGGGCCAAAGAAAATCGCCAGCTTTCAACTGAGAGAATTGAAGTGTTAACTCAGCTTTGTTTAAAAAAGTGCCAATACCTTATTAAGGGCTATGAAAAATACGAAAATTTTGAAAATTACGATGAAGTAAGAGCTATTGAAAATTACATCAATAGCTGA
- a CDS encoding saccharopine dehydrogenase produces MTNRTIWLRHETKPFEERSALTPQAALMLKELGHEVIIERSPSRIFKDDEFEALGLKMMPTNSWINFAPANAFILGLKELDVHTFPLTHRHIHFAHVYKNQTGSKEMLDRFIQGDGKLYDLEYLTDPKGRRIAAFGKWAGFVGAALGLKNWICQQRGKDFNDCGPLNSYSSQHELINDISKELDELGSRPRVLVIGNRGRCGRGAKELLEAVGVEMTGWGRADTQVARPIKQILDYDILVNCTLNKKPAEPFLNLEILQNERNLSVISDVSCDPTGPCNPLPIYPDITTIDIPTFRVQELDQLLEVTAIDHLPSLLPRESTEEYVEQLLPHLINLLNGDIEDSPWENALEIFYQKTIELGLEKKLVEEPQLLM; encoded by the coding sequence ATGACAAATAGGACAATCTGGCTTCGCCATGAAACAAAACCATTTGAAGAGCGTAGTGCACTTACGCCCCAAGCTGCCCTAATGCTAAAGGAGCTTGGTCATGAAGTAATTATTGAACGCTCACCTAGTCGTATTTTTAAAGATGATGAATTCGAAGCACTTGGCCTTAAGATGATGCCTACAAATTCATGGATAAACTTTGCACCGGCAAATGCTTTTATCCTTGGTTTAAAAGAATTAGATGTTCACACTTTTCCATTAACTCACAGACATATACACTTTGCTCATGTTTACAAAAATCAAACAGGTTCAAAAGAAATGCTTGATCGTTTTATTCAAGGAGATGGAAAATTATATGACCTTGAATACCTAACTGACCCTAAAGGGAGAAGAATTGCAGCATTTGGGAAGTGGGCAGGATTTGTGGGAGCGGCCCTAGGACTTAAGAACTGGATTTGCCAACAAAGAGGAAAAGACTTTAATGATTGTGGCCCATTGAACTCATATTCATCTCAGCATGAGTTAATTAATGATATATCAAAGGAGCTAGATGAGCTTGGTTCAAGGCCAAGAGTTCTTGTCATTGGAAACCGTGGACGTTGTGGCCGAGGAGCAAAAGAGCTACTTGAAGCTGTCGGTGTTGAAATGACTGGTTGGGGAAGGGCCGATACACAAGTGGCCAGACCAATTAAGCAAATTCTCGATTACGATATTCTAGTCAATTGTACTTTAAATAAAAAACCGGCCGAGCCATTTCTCAATTTAGAAATTCTACAAAATGAAAGAAATCTTTCTGTAATTTCTGATGTTAGTTGTGATCCTACAGGTCCTTGTAACCCTCTTCCGATATATCCTGATATTACGACAATTGATATTCCAACGTTTAGAGTTCAAGAGTTAGATCAGCTCTTAGAAGTTACTGCAATTGATCACCTTCCATCTCTTCTTCCAAGAGAAAGTACTGAAGAATATGTGGAGCAATTACTTCCTCATTTAATCAATTTACTTAATGGCGATATTGAAGATTCTCCGTGGGAAAACGCACTTGAGATTTTCTATCAAAAAACGATTGAGCTAGGCCTAGAGAAAAAGTTAGTCGAAGAGCCTCAGCTATTGATGTAA
- a CDS encoding histone deacetylase has protein sequence MKYHPEKSRLYYMEDSLGSYTDYGIGVPLKDERVTKILEEFKNSPFLERRKSTHFFLSDLALVHDRDFCARTKLDPTGLVLEAYELINDDGSYHRYEPSAAVKPLSDFINRALSHCEGTYLAACNALESGFSYHLGGGMHHAKSDGPGGFCMFNDIVIAIRKLQKEKGLGKCLVVDMDAHKGDGTAQIVANDESIDCVSIHMKDGWPLDNPDKTNSSYIPSTLDIPVTPDDDYLVKLKEVGDFIKEDYDLCIVVQGADVYEKDILESAKGIQLSLEECLERDKYMNELLESKGIPQAWVMAGGYGDEVYRVFQQFVQYKFKA, from the coding sequence ATGAAATACCATCCAGAAAAAAGTCGACTCTATTACATGGAAGACTCCCTTGGAAGTTATACTGACTATGGTATTGGCGTTCCTTTAAAAGACGAGAGAGTAACCAAAATCCTCGAAGAATTCAAAAATTCTCCATTTCTTGAAAGAAGAAAATCAACACATTTCTTTTTAAGTGACTTGGCCCTTGTCCATGATCGCGACTTTTGTGCTCGTACTAAACTTGATCCTACTGGACTTGTTCTTGAAGCTTACGAACTTATTAATGACGATGGAAGCTATCATCGTTACGAGCCTTCTGCTGCAGTAAAACCTTTAAGTGATTTTATTAATCGTGCTCTTTCTCATTGCGAAGGAACATACCTTGCTGCCTGTAATGCTCTAGAATCGGGCTTTTCTTATCATTTAGGAGGAGGAATGCATCATGCAAAGAGTGATGGGCCAGGTGGCTTTTGTATGTTTAACGATATCGTTATTGCAATTAGAAAATTACAAAAGGAAAAAGGTCTTGGTAAGTGTCTCGTTGTAGATATGGATGCTCATAAAGGTGATGGAACTGCACAAATTGTTGCCAACGATGAGTCGATTGATTGTGTTTCAATTCATATGAAGGATGGTTGGCCACTTGATAATCCTGATAAAACTAACTCAAGTTATATTCCTAGCACTCTTGATATCCCAGTTACTCCCGATGATGACTATCTTGTAAAACTCAAAGAAGTAGGGGACTTTATCAAAGAAGATTACGATCTTTGTATTGTAGTTCAAGGTGCAGATGTTTATGAAAAAGACATTTTGGAAAGTGCTAAAGGAATTCAGCTAAGTTTAGAAGAATGTCTTGAAAGAGATAAGTATATGAATGAATTATTAGAGTCGAAAGGTATCCCCCAAGCATGGGTTATGGCCGGGGGATACGGTGATGAAGTTTACCGTGTCTTTCAACAATTTGTTCAATATAAATTTAAAGCATAG
- a CDS encoding HAD-IG family 5'-nucleotidase, with protein MSVYVNRTLNMKKIKAIGFDMDYTLVRYKTEAFEKFVFELVLQKLVDVKNYPKEVTDLKFDFNQVIQGLIIDRLRGNILQTNRYGKVKIAKHGTKPMDFHDQNEIYGNSIIDLNSEQYQSLDTNFSISNGAMFANLVDLKDQGLKLPDYETLSHDIKEVIDIAHSDNSLKGYVEEHLEDFIIKDPEVAKLLERFKRFGKKLILITNSEWTWTKRLMEYTINPFLKEHENWTDLFDISICLACKPRFFNVSNMFLEIQTDTGLMTNAEGPLEQNKVYQGGWAGKLQKDLGLEGEEILYLGDHIYGDVLTLKKTFNWRTALILDPLEAEIEAIRQSTPTQALIDAEMEQKEKLEHELNKLELLKHEDPEKYNKEDIGKIFSEIDKINSKISLHLDAYRQFFNPHWGEMMRAGLEESRFADQVEKYACFYMAKITDLLEYTPRTYFRPKKRILAHEDSTML; from the coding sequence ATGTCAGTATACGTCAATAGAACATTAAATATGAAGAAGATCAAGGCCATTGGTTTTGATATGGACTACACTCTAGTTCGCTATAAAACAGAAGCTTTCGAAAAATTTGTTTTCGAACTCGTGCTTCAAAAATTAGTAGATGTAAAAAATTATCCAAAAGAAGTAACAGATTTAAAATTTGATTTTAACCAAGTTATTCAAGGTTTAATTATCGATCGTCTTCGTGGAAATATTTTACAAACAAACCGCTACGGAAAAGTAAAGATCGCAAAGCATGGTACAAAGCCAATGGACTTTCATGATCAGAATGAAATCTATGGGAATAGTATCATTGACCTAAACTCAGAACAGTATCAATCACTAGATACAAACTTCTCAATTTCAAATGGTGCAATGTTTGCAAACCTTGTTGATCTAAAAGACCAAGGCTTAAAACTTCCTGATTACGAAACACTATCTCACGATATCAAAGAAGTTATCGATATCGCTCACTCTGACAATTCTCTTAAAGGATATGTCGAAGAGCATCTTGAAGACTTTATTATCAAAGACCCAGAAGTGGCAAAACTGCTAGAAAGGTTTAAACGCTTTGGAAAGAAGTTAATTCTTATCACAAATAGTGAATGGACTTGGACAAAAAGACTAATGGAATACACGATTAATCCATTCTTAAAAGAGCATGAGAACTGGACAGACCTATTTGATATTTCAATCTGTCTTGCATGTAAGCCAAGATTCTTTAACGTAAGCAATATGTTTCTAGAAATTCAAACGGATACTGGACTAATGACAAATGCAGAAGGTCCTCTAGAGCAAAACAAGGTGTACCAAGGTGGATGGGCCGGAAAATTACAAAAAGATCTAGGCCTTGAAGGTGAAGAGATTCTTTACCTTGGTGACCATATCTATGGTGATGTTCTTACACTAAAGAAAACTTTCAACTGGAGAACAGCTCTTATCCTAGATCCTCTTGAAGCAGAGATTGAAGCGATTAGACAGTCAACACCAACACAAGCTCTTATCGATGCTGAAATGGAACAAAAAGAAAAGCTAGAACATGAGCTAAATAAGCTAGAGCTTTTAAAGCACGAAGATCCAGAAAAATATAATAAAGAAGATATTGGAAAGATCTTTAGCGAAATTGATAAGATCAACTCAAAAATCTCTCTGCACTTAGATGCTTATCGCCAATTCTTTAACCCACACTGGGGAGAAATGATGAGAGCAGGACTGGAGGAATCACGTTTTGCTGATCAAGTTGAAAAGTATGCATGTTTCTACATGGCAAAGATTACAGATCTTCTAGAGTACACTCCACGTACTTACTTTAGGCCAAAGAAAAGAATCTTGGCCCACGAAGATTCAACTATGCTTTAA
- a CDS encoding bifunctional 2',3'-cyclic-nucleotide 2'-phosphodiesterase/3'-nucleotidase: MRKIFLFSLSLFLIVGCKEQTQVKLRVIETTDLHGYYKDYDYYKNEESKRFGLVKTATLIKKYAAQADNYTLIDNGDLLQGNPMADFVATHGKEGVHPAFKLMNHLKYDVGNIGNHEFNYGLEFLDASLKDAKFPYINANVYKDENGKPASPYFKQYVILEKKVKDTKGLPHKLKIGYIGFVPPQIMVWDKNNLEGKVVARDIIEVAKELTAKMKNEGADVIIAIPHSGISTDEYKLYAEDSVSYLSRVPYIDAIAFGHTHALFPSKEYEGIQGIDAKKGTINGVAAVMPGKWGSHVGIIDLKLNFDGSKWHVIDGQSSVYSIYDKESDSSVKPDLELAEIIEDDHQRTIKLAGEKVGFSKEEFYSFLSLIQDDAATQIVSNAQIDYVKRAIQGDANLSGLPVLSAVAPFKTGGRKNDPNGYTTVEKGNLTLRNAADLYLYPNMLYALKLTGKEVKLWLECSAGMFAHIDPNYSKDQPLLNWGSFRSYNFDMIDGLTYEINITKRRHYDENCKVLNKDSFRIENLKYQGKAVTDEQEFILATNSFRATGGKFPGAVKANVVFSAPDSNRQVLINYIRKETKEKGFVDARPNENWKIKPIANADKLKVYFETSPSDKATKYIKKKSKFKLNRIKGLDDEGFAKYYIILK, encoded by the coding sequence ATGAGAAAAATCTTTTTATTTTCACTGTCTCTTTTTCTAATTGTAGGCTGTAAGGAACAAACACAAGTTAAACTTCGTGTAATTGAAACCACTGACCTACACGGTTACTACAAAGACTACGATTATTATAAGAACGAAGAAAGTAAAAGATTTGGACTTGTTAAAACGGCTACACTTATTAAAAAGTATGCCGCACAAGCAGATAATTATACGCTCATCGATAATGGTGATCTCCTTCAGGGGAATCCTATGGCCGACTTTGTGGCCACTCACGGAAAAGAAGGAGTTCACCCTGCTTTTAAACTCATGAATCATCTAAAGTATGACGTGGGTAATATTGGAAACCATGAATTTAATTACGGCCTAGAGTTTCTAGATGCCTCTCTTAAAGATGCAAAATTTCCTTATATCAATGCTAACGTTTACAAAGACGAAAATGGTAAGCCAGCATCGCCTTACTTTAAGCAATATGTAATTTTAGAGAAAAAAGTTAAGGACACAAAAGGTCTGCCACATAAGCTCAAAATTGGATACATTGGTTTTGTTCCGCCACAGATTATGGTCTGGGATAAGAATAATCTTGAAGGGAAAGTCGTGGCCCGCGATATTATTGAAGTCGCAAAAGAGCTTACGGCGAAAATGAAAAATGAAGGCGCTGATGTCATCATCGCAATTCCACATTCAGGAATTAGTACAGATGAATACAAGCTTTATGCAGAGGACTCAGTTTCCTACCTAAGTCGCGTTCCTTATATCGATGCCATTGCCTTTGGTCACACTCATGCTCTATTTCCTTCAAAAGAATATGAAGGAATTCAAGGTATTGATGCGAAGAAAGGAACAATTAATGGAGTCGCTGCCGTTATGCCTGGGAAATGGGGATCACACGTTGGAATCATTGATTTAAAATTAAACTTTGATGGAAGTAAGTGGCATGTGATCGATGGACAATCCTCAGTCTACTCGATTTATGATAAAGAATCAGATTCAAGTGTAAAACCCGATCTTGAACTTGCAGAAATCATTGAAGATGATCACCAACGAACAATTAAGCTCGCAGGTGAAAAAGTTGGTTTCTCTAAGGAGGAATTTTATAGCTTCCTCTCACTAATCCAAGATGATGCGGCAACACAGATTGTCTCTAACGCTCAAATTGATTATGTGAAAAGAGCAATACAAGGCGATGCTAATTTAAGTGGGCTCCCAGTATTATCTGCAGTTGCACCTTTTAAAACAGGTGGCAGAAAGAATGATCCAAATGGATACACAACTGTTGAAAAGGGAAATCTGACATTGAGAAATGCAGCTGATCTCTACCTCTACCCTAATATGCTCTACGCTCTAAAGCTCACAGGAAAAGAAGTTAAATTGTGGCTAGAGTGCTCTGCGGGGATGTTTGCTCATATTGATCCAAACTACAGCAAGGACCAACCTCTTCTAAACTGGGGAAGCTTTCGTTCATACAACTTTGATATGATTGACGGTCTAACTTACGAGATCAATATCACAAAGAGAAGACACTACGATGAAAATTGTAAGGTTTTAAATAAAGATTCATTCAGAATTGAAAACTTAAAGTATCAAGGAAAGGCCGTTACTGATGAGCAAGAGTTTATTCTTGCAACAAATAGCTTTCGTGCAACCGGTGGTAAATTTCCAGGTGCAGTAAAAGCCAATGTCGTCTTTAGTGCTCCAGATAGCAATCGCCAAGTTCTAATCAACTACATTAGAAAAGAAACGAAAGAAAAAGGTTTTGTCGATGCTCGTCCAAATGAGAACTGGAAGATCAAGCCAATAGCTAATGCAGACAAACTTAAGGTTTACTTTGAAACTTCTCCATCAGATAAAGCGACAAAGTATATTAAGAAGAAGTCAAAATTTAAGCTTAACCGTATTAAAGGCCTTGATGATGAAGGCTTTGCAAAATACTATATCATTCTTAAATAG
- a CDS encoding 5'-methylthioadenosine nucleosidase: MKNIAIIMAMDSEAAPLLEKLAITDQDKKLDPNLPMKLYQCEYHGHKISVIISGECKHHKVQNVGTSPAVVSTLLAIRELGAEMIINAGTAGGFRKRGAEVGDVYTADTTVFHDRRIPIPGYENYGIYKTAHPIAQEYGKLLNLKTAIISTGNSLDMSAEDEKLIETNQAVLKDMEAGAIAWVVDQFSIPTLFLKSVTDIVDGEHPTEEEFFANLRLASDNLGKKLIELIEKI; this comes from the coding sequence ATGAAAAATATTGCCATCATCATGGCCATGGACTCGGAAGCAGCACCGCTTTTAGAGAAACTAGCTATCACAGATCAAGACAAAAAATTAGACCCAAATCTACCAATGAAATTATATCAATGTGAATATCACGGGCATAAGATTTCAGTTATTATAAGTGGTGAATGTAAGCACCATAAAGTGCAAAACGTAGGAACGTCTCCTGCGGTTGTCTCTACTCTTCTTGCGATCAGAGAACTTGGTGCAGAAATGATTATCAACGCGGGAACTGCCGGTGGCTTTAGAAAGCGTGGTGCAGAAGTTGGAGACGTCTACACGGCCGACACAACAGTTTTTCATGATCGCAGAATTCCTATTCCAGGATATGAAAACTACGGAATCTATAAGACAGCACATCCTATTGCTCAAGAATATGGAAAGCTTCTAAACCTAAAGACAGCAATTATTTCAACAGGAAACTCTCTTGATATGAGTGCTGAAGATGAAAAGTTAATTGAAACAAATCAAGCAGTTCTTAAAGATATGGAAGCTGGAGCTATTGCCTGGGTAGTTGATCAATTCAGTATTCCAACACTCTTTTTAAAGTCAGTTACTGACATTGTTGACGGAGAGCATCCAACAGAGGAAGAGTTCTTTGCCAATTTGAGATTAGCATCGGATAATTTAGGTAAGAAATTAATTGAGCTAATCGAAAAAATCTAA
- a CDS encoding glutathione S-transferase C-terminal domain-containing protein: MDKVLISWAGNDEVESFSPYCATINRIFSFLNIDFKLKTVHVNSQIQGVPAKMSSLPAIIDGDKKYLGIRNCINYFKDLRGESELFLLNNEEAMQAQLLQDWCINSLWASIVYFSYKDTKGLSAMKKKFAKQAKYVQDIDESPEDVISSVKEIIVKRISEYEIFHKDQACALDYFESQITYINEILGTKNFIFGNDIKYIDILLYCHLNRILITGLPPADLIKQKYHRIIRWLQRVAAQTRSKDNIYPTHLES, from the coding sequence ATGGATAAAGTATTAATTTCTTGGGCAGGAAACGATGAAGTCGAATCCTTCTCCCCGTACTGTGCAACTATAAATAGAATTTTTTCATTTCTAAATATCGACTTTAAGTTAAAAACAGTCCATGTGAACTCTCAAATTCAGGGAGTGCCAGCTAAGATGAGCAGTCTTCCTGCTATTATTGATGGCGATAAGAAATACTTAGGCATTAGAAATTGTATCAACTACTTCAAAGACTTGCGTGGAGAATCTGAGCTTTTTCTTTTAAACAATGAAGAAGCAATGCAGGCCCAGCTCTTACAAGATTGGTGTATAAATTCATTATGGGCAAGTATCGTTTACTTCTCATACAAAGATACAAAAGGGCTTAGCGCTATGAAGAAAAAATTCGCTAAGCAGGCCAAGTATGTTCAAGATATAGATGAATCACCAGAAGATGTTATTTCGTCAGTAAAAGAAATTATAGTAAAGCGTATCTCAGAGTATGAAATCTTTCATAAAGATCAAGCATGTGCACTTGATTATTTTGAATCACAGATTACTTATATTAACGAAATACTGGGAACGAAGAATTTTATTTTTGGCAACGATATCAAGTATATCGATATATTACTCTATTGCCATCTGAATCGTATTCTCATTACTGGACTACCTCCTGCAGATCTAATTAAGCAGAAGTACCACCGTATCATCAGGTGGCTCCAACGAGTGGCCGCCCAAACACGTTCAAAAGATAATATCTACCCAACCCATCTAGAAAGTTAG